One window of Haloarchaeobius salinus genomic DNA carries:
- a CDS encoding DUF6069 family protein: protein MSQRTTTIERLREPVAGYGLPARTVVALVASLLGNLAIVNLAISADLAPDLPALSYPPVVFLTTVGVLGAAVVYWLLSTRVETPTGTFTRLAWAVLVLSFVPDIAVLLLDETATAAGVGALVFMHVTAAVACIAFIPSGD, encoded by the coding sequence ATGAGTCAACGCACGACGACCATCGAGCGGCTCCGGGAGCCGGTCGCGGGCTACGGGCTCCCGGCCCGGACCGTGGTCGCCCTCGTCGCCTCCCTCCTCGGGAACCTCGCCATCGTGAACCTGGCCATCTCGGCCGACCTCGCACCGGACCTGCCGGCGCTGTCGTACCCGCCCGTGGTGTTCCTGACGACCGTCGGCGTCCTCGGGGCCGCCGTCGTCTACTGGCTGCTGTCGACCCGGGTAGAGACGCCGACGGGGACGTTCACCCGGCTGGCCTGGGCCGTGCTCGTCCTGTCGTTCGTCCCCGACATCGCCGTCCTCCTGCTCGACGAGACGGCGACCGCGGCGGGGGTCGGCGCGCTCGTGTTCATGCACGTCACGGCCGCGGTGGCCTGCATCGCGTTCATCCCGTCCGGTGACTGA